Proteins from a genomic interval of Trifolium pratense cultivar HEN17-A07 linkage group LG6, ARS_RC_1.1, whole genome shotgun sequence:
- the LOC123891207 gene encoding LEAF RUST 10 DISEASE-RESISTANCE LOCUS RECEPTOR-LIKE PROTEIN KINASE-like 2.4 isoform X4 encodes MHFFDILYYILHLSLTLCTFNIVVAEILVLCSLRMPSLLTILHILQFIILLKLIQIPLYLSSNEGCENLFTCGNITNIGFPFWGANRPKECGYPLLNLTCIKNVSHITINDVEYQVLEANPDLQTLRITREDSFQEGLCPPKHVSTTLDTDLFVYGSNYINLTLFYGCPSSITFPSHSGQFQCHSNGYSDDIVYTWFGPNIGPLAFPCQDNMTVPVSNSLFDISNFAKIQSAIKDGFVVRWIAGIEDCVKCQNSGGFCGYDWISKQTTCYCRDQSCSNFIPVSNTPSGNSSKTGIIIGAVVGVGALVFILGACFLVRRRKKNAEKMSIFKQQQSSLIPLNIFRERRKLVDHNVEVFMRSYNLSMPRRYSYKEVKRITNSFRNKLGQGGYGVVYKAILSDGRQVAVKLINESKGNGEEFINEVASISKTSHMNVVSLLGFSYEVNKRALIYEFMPKGSLDKFIYKREFPNAICDFDWNTLFQIAIGIARGLEYLHHGCSSRILHLDIKPQNILLDEDFCPKISDFGLAKICQRKDSIVSILGTRGTAGYMAPEVLSRAFGGVSYKSDVYSYGMLILEMIGGRKNYDTGGTSTSEMYFPDWIYKDLEQGNTLLNCSIISEEENDMVRKITLVSLWCIQTKPSDRPPMNKVIDMLLGPLSSVSYTPKPVLCSPERPPLEVSDMSSSDLYETNSIMVSK; translated from the exons atgcatttttttgacattttgtaCTACATCCTTCATTTGAGTCTTACTCTATGCACATTCAACATTGTTGTTGCAGAGATTTTAGTTCTTTGCTCTCTCAGGATGCCTTCCTTGCTTACTATCCTTCATATTCTTCAATTCATAATCCTCTTGAAACTGATTCAGATACCTTTATATTTGAGCTCTAATGAAGGCTGTGAGAATCTGTTTACTTGTggaaatataacaaatattGGTTTCCCTTTCTGGGGAGCGAATCGACCAAAAGAGTGTGGCTACCCTTTGTTGAATCTCACTTGCATAAAGAACGTCAGTCACATAACAATCAATGATGTCGAGTATCAAGTTTTGGAGGCCAATCCTGATTTACAAACTTTGAGAATCACCAGAGAGGACTCTTTCCAAGAAGGACTATGTCCTCCAAAGCATGTCAGCACCACATTAGACACTGATCTATTTGTTTATGGTTCTAACTACATCAATCTTACACTCTTTTATGGTTGTCCATCTTCAATTACTTTCCCTTCGCATAGTGGACAATTTCAATGTCATTCAAATGGTTATTCTGATGATATTGTTTATACTTGGTTTGGTCCTAATATTGGTCCTCTGGCTTTTCCATGCCAAGATAATATGACTGTTCCAGTTTCTAATTCATTGTTTGATATTAGTAATTTTGCTAAAATACAAAGTGCAATCAAAGATGGATTTGTGGTGAGATGGATAGCTGGTATTGAAGATTGTGTGAAGTGCCAAAATTCAGGTGGATTTTGTGGTTATGATTGGATTTCAAAGCAAACAACCTGCTACTGCAGAGATCAATCTTGTTCTAATTTTATACCAGTTTCTAATACACCTTCAG GTAACAGCTCTAAAACTGGCATTATAATAG GCGCAGTTGTAGGAGTTGGAGCTCTTGTTTTTATTCTTGGTGCATGCTTTCTAGTTCGGCGAAGGAAGAAAAATGCTGaaaaaatgagtattttcaaacaacaacaatcaaGCCTTATCCCACTAAATATTTtcagagaaagaagaaaacttGTTGACCACAATGTGGAggttttcatgagaagttataATTTATCCATGCCAAGAAGATATAGTTATAAGGAAGTAAAAAGGATCACAAACTCATTCCGAAATAAATTAGGCCAAGGAGGATACGGTGTTGTGTACAAAGCAATTTTATCTGATGGTCGTCAAGTGGCGGTGAAACTAATAAATGAGTCAAAGGGAAATGGAGAAGAATTTATAAATGAAGTTGCTAGCATTAGTAAAACATCACACATGAACGTTGTGTCACTTTTAGGCTTTAGTTATGAGGTGAACAAAAGAGCCCTAATATATGAATTCATGCCCAAAGGATCATTGGATAAGTTCATCTACAAAAGAGAGTTTCCTAATGCCATTTGTGATTTTGATTGGAACACTTTGTTCCAAATTGCAATTGGCATTGCTAGAGGTCTAGAGTACTTGCATCATGGATGTAGTTCAAGGATTCTACATCTTGATATAAAGCCTCAAAACATTCTTTTGGATGAAGATTTTTGCCCAAAAATCTCTGATTTTGGACTAGCTAAAATATGCCAAAGGAAGGATAGTATTGTGTCAATACTAGGGACAAGAGGTACTGCAGGATATATGGCGCCAGAAGTATTAAGTAGAGCATTTGGTGGAGTTTCTTATAAATCTGATGTATATAGTTATGGCATGTTGATTCTTGAAATGATTGGAGGAAGAAAGAACTATGACACTGGAGGTACATCTACTTCTGAAATGTACTTTCCAGACTGGATTTATAAGGATCTAGAGCAAGGAAATACTCTTTTAAATTGTTCGATAATCTCCGAGGAAGAAAATGATATGGTTAGAAAGATTACTTTGGTCAGTCTATGGTGCATTCAAACGAAACCATCAGATAGACCACCGATGAATAAAGTAATAGATATGCTACTAGGACCACTTTCATCGGTGTCATATACTCCAAAGCCCGTCTTATGTTCTCCTGAAAGGCCACCACTAGAAGTGTCAGATATGTCTTCGTCCGATTTGTATGAGACAAATTCAATTATGGtatcaaaataa
- the LOC123893163 gene encoding LEAF RUST 10 DISEASE-RESISTANCE LOCUS RECEPTOR-LIKE PROTEIN KINASE-like 2.1, producing the protein MKPLLLPSSSIIILFFSFTLLMISIINIPTCLCEDSTQYTNCSYAFKCESKIRNLNLKYPFWGGNRNQYCGSVAADPNTELTCERSVPKITINFAKYRILDWDNTTQKLTVARDDYSRGDVCTVNNNYQNSSFDNTLFQRYNGDVSTITLLYSCDAAPNSQNLFGRVDCGDGKYVVYTVVYAASGICSPSVIVVIPILGTLAAQLVSGNGLEDALKDGFDLKWTGNYGQCQGCIGSGGVCGNDGGSEFRCFCKDGPHKTSCTSEKAYSSGAKRNWRPIVIGALVAGLGVTMFFIIMLRRHFKRGIDSKQMSIFTKRRKVVDHNVEVFIQRYNSSMPRRYTYREVKRITNSFRDKLGQGGYGVVYKASLPDGRQVAVKVLNESKGNGDEFINEVGSISRTSHINIVSLLGFCYETNKRALIYEFMPEGSLDKFIYKNGSPDAICNFDWNILFQIAIGIARGLEYLHQGCNSRILHLDIKPQNILLDEDFCPKISDFGLAKICQKKDSIVSILGIRGTVGYMAPEVFSRTFGGVSYKSDVYSYGMLIIEMIGGRKNYDTGGSCTSEKYFPDWIYKDLEQGNTFLNCPTITEEENDMVRKITLVSLWCIQTNPSDRPPMNKVIEMLLGPVSSLSIAPKPVLSPPEMPPLQVADMSSSDLYEINSITVSK; encoded by the exons ATGaaacctcttcttcttccttcttcttccattattattttatttttctccttcACACTTTTGATGATCTCAATCATCAATATTCCAACATGTCTATGCGAAGATAGTACCCAATACACGAACTGCAGCTATGCTTTTAAATGCGAAAGCAAAATTAGAAACCTGAACCTGAAGTATCCGTTCTGGGGAGGAAACAGAAATCAATATTGTGGTAGTGTTGCTGCTGATCCTAATACAGAGCTCACATGTGAACGAAGTGTCCCAAAGATAACAATCAATTTTGCCAAATACCGTATTCTTGATTGGGACAATACAACACAGAAACTCACAGTTGCAAGGGACGATTACTCACGTGGTGATGTTTGTACTGTGAATAACAATTACCAGAACAGCTCATTTGATAACACACTGTTTCAACGTTATAACGGTGATGTTTCTACCATCACGCTGTTGTACAGCTGTGATGCAGCTCCAAATTCACAGAATTTGTTTGGTAGAGTTGACTGCGGTGATGGTAAATATGTTGTGTATACGGTTGTTTATGCTGCTTCGGGCATATGTAGTCCGAGTGTTATTGTTGTGATTCCGATTTTGGGAACCCTTGCTGCACAACTTGTATCTGGAAATGGATTAGAAGATGCATTAAAAGACGGTTTTGATTTGAAGTGGACCGGAAATTATGGACAGTGTCAGGGGTGCATTGGTTCTGGCGGTGTGTGTGGGAATGATGGAGGAAGTGAATTCAGATGTTTCTGCAAAGATGGACCTCATAAAACTTCATGCACTTCCGAAAAGGCCTACTCCTCAG GTGCAAAACGGAACTGGAGGCCTATTGTGATAG GGGCATTAGTTGCTGGATTGGGAGTAACTATGTTCTTCATTATTATGCTTAGACGTCACTTTAAAAGGGGTATAGATAGTAAGCAAATGAGTATTTtcacaaaaagaagaaaagttgTTGACCACAATGTAGAGGTTTTCATTCAAAGGTATAATTCATCGATGCCAAGAAGATATACTTATAGAGAAGTAAAGAGGATCACAAACTCGTTCCGAGATAAATTAGGCCAAGGAGGATATGGTGTTGTGTACAAAGCAAGTTTACCTGACGGTCGTCAAGTGGCGGTGAAAGTATTAAATGAGTCAAAGGGAAATGGAGATGAATTCATAAATGAAGTTGGTAGCATTAGTAGAACATCACACATAAACATTGTATCACTTTTAGGCTTTTGCTATGAGACAAACAAAAGAGCACTAATATATGAATTCATGCCCGAAGGATCGTTGGATAAATTCATCTACAAAAATGGATCCCCTGACGCAATTTGTAATTTTGATTGGAACATATTGTTCCAAATTGCAATTGGCATTGCTAGAGGACTAGAGTACTTGCATCAAGGATGTAACTCAAGAATTCTGCATCTTGATATCAAACCTCAAAACATTCTTTTGGACGAAGATTTTTGTCCTAAAATATCTGATTTTGGACTAGCTAAAATATGTCAAAAGAAGGATAGTATCGTGTCAATACTGGGGATCAGAGGTACTGTAGGATATATGGCACCAGAAGTATTTAGTAGAACATTTGGCGGAGTTTCCTACAAATCCGATGTATACAGTTATGGTATGTTGATTATTGAAATGATCGGAGGAAGAAAGAACTATGATACCGGAGGATCATGTACTTCTGAAAAGTACTTTCCAGACTGGATTTATAAGGATCTCGAGCAAGGTAATACTTTTTTAAATTGTCCAACAATCACAGAGGAAGAAAATGATATGGTTAGAAAGATTACTTTGGTGAGTTTATGGTGCATTCAAACAAATCCATCGGACAGGCCACCGATGAATAAAGTAATTGAAATGCTACTAGGGCCAGTTTCATCCCTTTCAATTGCTCCAAAACCTGTCTTATCTCCTCCTGAAATGCCACCACTACAAGTGGCAGATATGTCTTCGTCGGATTTGTatgaaataaattcaattacagtatcaaaataa
- the LOC123891208 gene encoding LEAF RUST 10 DISEASE-RESISTANCE LOCUS RECEPTOR-LIKE PROTEIN KINASE-like 2.1, whose protein sequence is MLSLSLSSPTIIIIFSIFIFSLHHTTSLPSHPSLSICNNTTFNCGTITNLSYPFTGGDRPSFCGPPQFHLNCQNNVPELNISSVSYRVLQINSATHSITIARLDLWNETCTHHYINSTFDRTSYSYGLGNRKLILYYGCKPTSVFTKDPHNLFCCDSNGYKKNSYSLIGPFPLDPILIFAECDEGVEVPILEEQANRLAGNRSLLREVLMKGFNVNYSNPFDDDCLKCSGSGGQQCGFDYDDNEPICICGNELCPSSGSKWNWKLIAIGASAAGFGATVFIISILKQQQQSSLIPLNIFGERRKHVDNNVEIFMRSYNLSLPRRYSYTEVKKITNSFRDKLGQGGYGVVYKASLPDGRQVAVKVINESKGNGEEFINEVASISRTSHMNIVSLLGYSYEVNKRALIYEFMPKGSLDKFIYRSGFPDAICDFDWNTLFQIAIGIARGLEYLHQGCNSRILHLDIKPQNILLDEDFCPKISDFGLAKICQKKDSIVSMLGTRGTAGYMAPEVFSRAFGGVSYKSDVYSYGMLILEIIGGRKNYDTGTSEMYFPDWIYQDLEQGNTLLNCLTISEEENDMVRKITLVSLWCIQTNPSDRPPMNKVIEMLLGPLSSVPYPPCPFLFSSGRPSQQVSNMSSSYKSK, encoded by the exons ATGTTGTCCTTGTCCCTCTCTTCtcccaccatcatcatcatcttctcaatcttcatcttctctcttCATCATACAACGTCGTTACCGTCACATCCATCACTATCTATCTGCAACAACACCACCTTCAACTGTGGTACCATAACCAACCTTTCCTACCCTTTCACCGGCGGTGACCGTCCTTCCTTCTGTGGTCCACCGCAGTTTCATCTAAACTGCCAAAACAATGTTCCAGAGTTGAATATTTCCTCAGTAAGTTACCGAGTTCTTCAAATAAACTCAGCAACTCATTCTATCACCATAGCAAGATTAGACCTTTGGAACGAAACATGTACCCATCATTACATTAACTCAACTTTTGACAGAACTAGCTATAGCTATGGTTTGGGAAATCGTAAACTTATTCTGTATTATGGATGCAAACCCACTTCAGTATTCACCAAAGATCCACATAATTTGTTTTGCTGTGACAGCAATGGGTATAAGAAAAATTCTTATTCTTTGATTGGTCCATTTCCTTTGGACCCAATACTGATTTTTGCTGAGTGTGATGAAGGTGTTGAGGTGCCAATTCTTGAAGAACAAGCTAATAGGTTGGCAGGAAATCGTTCTTTGCTTAGAGAGGTTTTGATGAAAGGGTTTAATGTGAATTATAGCAATCCTTTTGATGATGATTGTTTGAAGTGTAGTGGTTCTGGTGGTCAACAATGTGGGTTTGATTATGATGACAATGAACCCATTTGTATTTGTGGTAATGAGTTGTGTCCTTCTTCAG GTTCAAAATGGAACTGGAAGCTTATTGCGATTG GTGCTTCAGCCGCTGGATTTGGAGCAACCGTGTTCATTATAAGTATtctcaaacaacaacaacaatcaagCCTTATTCCACTAAATATTTTCggagaaagaagaaaacatgTTGACAACAATGTTGAGATTTTCATGCGAAGTTATAACTTATCCCTGCCAAGAAGATATAGTTATACAGAAGTAAAAAAGATCACAAACTCATTCCGAGATAAATTAGGCCAAGGAGGATATGGTGTCGTGTACAAAGCAAGTTTACCTGATGGTCGTCAAGTGGCAGTGAAAGTAATAAACGAGTCAAAGGGAAATGGAGAAGAATTCATAAATGAAGTTGCTAGCATTAGTAGAACATCACACATGAACATTGTGTCACTTTTAGGCTATAGTTATGAGGTGAACAAAAGAGCCCTAATATATGAATTCATGCCCAAAGGATCATTGGATAAGTTCATCTATAGAAGTGGATTTCCTGATGCAATTTGTGATTTTGATTGGAACACGTTGTTCCAAATTGCTATTGGCATTGCTAGAGGACTTGAGTACTTGCATCAGGGATGTAATTCAAGGATTTTGCATCTTGATATCAAACCCCAAAATATTCTTTTGGATGAAGATTTTTGTCCAAAAATATCTGATTTTGGACTAGCTAAAATATGTCAAAAGAAGGATAGTATCGTGTCAATGCTAGGGACAAGAGGTACTGCAGGATATATGGCGCCCGAAGTATTTAGTAGAGCATTTGGTGGAGTTTCTTACAAATCTGATGTATATAGTTATGGCATGTTGATTCTTGAAATTATTGGTGGAAGAAAGAATTATGACACTGGTACTTCTGAAATGTACTTTCCTGACTGGATTTATCAGGATCTCGAGCAAGGAAATACTCTTTTAAATTGTTTGACAATCTCAGAGGAAGAAAATGATATGGTTAGAAAGATTACTTTGGTGAGTCTATGGTGCATTCAAACGAATCCATCAGACAGACCACCAATGAATAAAGTAATAGAAATGCTACTAGGACCACTTTCATCAGTGCCATATCCTCCATGTCCCTTCTTATTTTCTTCCGGAAGGCCATCCCAACAAGTGTCAAATATGTCTTCATCctataaatcaaaataa